In Caretta caretta isolate rCarCar2 chromosome 4, rCarCar1.hap1, whole genome shotgun sequence, one genomic interval encodes:
- the LOC125636292 gene encoding threonine synthase-like 2 isoform X2 — protein MRYVSTRGEARSVDFEGALFSGYAPDGGLFVPQEIPTLDYNTLRTWSAFSYPELVKELSSLFISSELIPRKELNDLIDSAFRRFRHNNVVHLARLKDGLNVLELWHGVTYAFKDLSLSCTGQFLQYFLKKRKKHITILVADGNSDEIDESIKELFADADFARQHNLMSLNSINWSRIMVQIAHYFYAYFQCTPSMDMTPLPAVKIVVPTGAGGNLTAGYIAQKMGLPIRLVAVVNNNDIMHRAIQHGDFSFLGSVKPTLASAMDIQEPYNMERILWLLSDCDGSLIKTLMEQFYTSKNLTLPEEVQRKLSEALSSCSASDEDIVQAMRRCWEDNHYLLCPHSAVAVHYHYQQMDCHVSNRPRCCLAPASAAKFPDAVLRVKLVPEVPPDIQALKAMETRSTTLRREDDWAKTLRDRIEAIAMRRHT, from the exons ATGAGGTACGTCAGCACTCGAGGAGAAGCCAGGAGCGTTGACTTTGAAGGAGCCCTCTTTTCTGGCTATGCACCGGATGGTGGCCTTTTTGTGCCCCAGGAAATCCCTACCCTGGACTATAACACTCTGCGAACATGGAGTGCCTTCTCCTATCCAGAGCTGGTGAAAGAGCTGAGTTCACTCTTCATCTCATCTGAACTAATCCCACGGAAAGAGCTGAATG ATCTGATTGACAGCGCCTTCCGGAGGTTCCGGCACAACAACGTTGTGCATCTGGCCAGGCTGAAGGATGGGCTGAATGTTTTGGAGCTCTGGCATGGTGTAACTTATGCCTTTAAGGACTTGTCCTTGTCCTGCACAGGGCAGTTTTTACAGTACTTCCTGAAGAAAAGGAAGAAGCACATCACTATTCTAGTTG CTGATGGAAATAGTGATGAAATTGACGAGTCGATCAAAGAATTGTTCGCTGATGCAGATTTTGCCAGACAACACAATCTGATGAGTTTGAACTCAATCAACTGGTCTAGGATTATGGTGCAGATCGCTCACTACTTCTATGCTTATTTTCAATGCACCCCATCCATGGACATGACTCCACTTCCGGCTGTGAAAATTGTTGTGCCAACAGGGGCTGGAGGAAACCTCACAG CTGGATATATCGCCCAGAAAATGGGACTTCCAATCCGACTCGTCGCTGTGGTGAATAATAACGACATTATGCACAGGGCAATTCAGCATGGAGATTTCTCGTTCTTGGGGAGCGTTAAGCCAACTTTAGCTTCTGCAATGGATATTCAG GAACCTTACAATATGGAGAGAATCTTGTGGCTGCTTTCGGACTGTGATGGCAGCTTGATTAAAACTCTGATGGAACAGTTTTACACGTCGAAAAACCTTACACTCCCAGAAGAAGTGCAGAGAAAG CTTTCTGAAGCGCTGAGCTCATGTTCAGCATCTGACGAAGACATTGTTCAAGCAATGAGACGCTGTTGGGAAGATAATCACTACCTGTTGTGTCCCCACTCAGCTGTGGCTGTTCACTACCATTATCAGCAGATGGACTGCCATGTCAGCAA CAGACCCAGGTGCTGCTTAGCACCTGCCTCAGCAGCAAAGTTCCCAGATGCCGTGCTCCGAGTGAAGCTTGTTCCTGAAGTTCCACCCGATATACAAGCTTTAAAAGCGATGGAGACCAGGTCCACGACACTGAGGAGAGAAGATGACTGGGCAAAAACCCTAAGAGACAGAATAGAAGCCATCGCCATGCGCAGACACACATAG
- the LOC125636292 gene encoding threonine synthase-like 2 isoform X1 translates to MRYVSTRGEARSVDFEGALFSGYAPDGGLFVPQEIPTLDYNTLRTWSAFSYPELVKELSSLFISSELIPRKELNDLIDSAFRRFRHNNVVHLARLKDGLNVLELWHGVTYAFKDLSLSCTGQFLQYFLKKRKKHITILVGTAGDTGSAAIESVRGENNMDIFVLLPKGLCSQVQELQMTTVIEENVHVFIADGNSDEIDESIKELFADADFARQHNLMSLNSINWSRIMVQIAHYFYAYFQCTPSMDMTPLPAVKIVVPTGAGGNLTAGYIAQKMGLPIRLVAVVNNNDIMHRAIQHGDFSFLGSVKPTLASAMDIQEPYNMERILWLLSDCDGSLIKTLMEQFYTSKNLTLPEEVQRKLSEALSSCSASDEDIVQAMRRCWEDNHYLLCPHSAVAVHYHYQQMDCHVSNRPRCCLAPASAAKFPDAVLRVKLVPEVPPDIQALKAMETRSTTLRREDDWAKTLRDRIEAIAMRRHT, encoded by the exons ATGAGGTACGTCAGCACTCGAGGAGAAGCCAGGAGCGTTGACTTTGAAGGAGCCCTCTTTTCTGGCTATGCACCGGATGGTGGCCTTTTTGTGCCCCAGGAAATCCCTACCCTGGACTATAACACTCTGCGAACATGGAGTGCCTTCTCCTATCCAGAGCTGGTGAAAGAGCTGAGTTCACTCTTCATCTCATCTGAACTAATCCCACGGAAAGAGCTGAATG ATCTGATTGACAGCGCCTTCCGGAGGTTCCGGCACAACAACGTTGTGCATCTGGCCAGGCTGAAGGATGGGCTGAATGTTTTGGAGCTCTGGCATGGTGTAACTTATGCCTTTAAGGACTTGTCCTTGTCCTGCACAGGGCAGTTTTTACAGTACTTCCTGAAGAAAAGGAAGAAGCACATCACTATTCTAGTTG GAACTGCGGGAGACACCGGTAGTGCGGCAATTGAAAGTGTGCGAGGGGAAAACAACATGGATATCTTTGTTCTATTACCCAAAGGTCTCTGCAGCCAGGTACAAGAACTGCAGATGACGACGGTGATCGAAGAGAACGTCCATGTGTTTATTG CTGATGGAAATAGTGATGAAATTGACGAGTCGATCAAAGAATTGTTCGCTGATGCAGATTTTGCCAGACAACACAATCTGATGAGTTTGAACTCAATCAACTGGTCTAGGATTATGGTGCAGATCGCTCACTACTTCTATGCTTATTTTCAATGCACCCCATCCATGGACATGACTCCACTTCCGGCTGTGAAAATTGTTGTGCCAACAGGGGCTGGAGGAAACCTCACAG CTGGATATATCGCCCAGAAAATGGGACTTCCAATCCGACTCGTCGCTGTGGTGAATAATAACGACATTATGCACAGGGCAATTCAGCATGGAGATTTCTCGTTCTTGGGGAGCGTTAAGCCAACTTTAGCTTCTGCAATGGATATTCAG GAACCTTACAATATGGAGAGAATCTTGTGGCTGCTTTCGGACTGTGATGGCAGCTTGATTAAAACTCTGATGGAACAGTTTTACACGTCGAAAAACCTTACACTCCCAGAAGAAGTGCAGAGAAAG CTTTCTGAAGCGCTGAGCTCATGTTCAGCATCTGACGAAGACATTGTTCAAGCAATGAGACGCTGTTGGGAAGATAATCACTACCTGTTGTGTCCCCACTCAGCTGTGGCTGTTCACTACCATTATCAGCAGATGGACTGCCATGTCAGCAA CAGACCCAGGTGCTGCTTAGCACCTGCCTCAGCAGCAAAGTTCCCAGATGCCGTGCTCCGAGTGAAGCTTGTTCCTGAAGTTCCACCCGATATACAAGCTTTAAAAGCGATGGAGACCAGGTCCACGACACTGAGGAGAGAAGATGACTGGGCAAAAACCCTAAGAGACAGAATAGAAGCCATCGCCATGCGCAGACACACATAG